The following is a genomic window from Rhododendron vialii isolate Sample 1 chromosome 9a, ASM3025357v1.
TAAAAGCAAAACAGAAACCAATATCGTTTTATTAGATGTGCTGGCATTAACATTGACTTATGTTGTACGGAAACTTAACTATAGTTTTGGCTAGGGAGTTGAGGACCGATTACCTTCAGAGTTGTCTGGTGGAATGAAGAAGAGAGTTGCACTAGCTCGGTCCATAATTTTTGACACCACGAAGGATGCAATTGAGCCAGAGGTATGTGTTCTACCCGCAGTTATTCTGATTTTGCTCTGATTTAGTGAGATCATATCAGTTTTGATAAGTAGCGATTTGGATGTATGTGTTGACAATTGTCTAAAGCTCTGTGCTAATTGACAATTGGATGCAACTATAGATTGTTGACCTGGCACGCTCTGCACTCCTGAGCAGGTGCTCTTGTATGATGAACCAACAGCTGGACTTGATCCTATCGCCTCTACTGTGGTTGAAGATCTCATCCGCTCCGTTCATTTGAAAGGTGAGGATGCACTTGCTACGCCCGGAAAGATTGCATCATATGTTGTCGTCACTCACCAACACAGTACTATTAGAAGAGCTGTTGACAGGTATTGCTTCTTTCTAAACGATTGGGTCTTGGAGTGTTTGCTGCTGCTTTGTGATTGTCCTAAACAAAACTTATGTTGATATTTCTAGGTTGTTGTTTCTTTATGAGGGAAAGATTGTATGGCAGGGAATGACTCACGACTTCACCTCATCACAAAATCCAATAGTTCAACAGGTAATGGTTCATACTGTTAAAACATAGATATTTGGACTTGTTTTCTTGCAGTTCATCTGATACCAAATTGGAACTGAGCACCTgaaattttatgtgattttccaaattttgaggttatttattgtttttgctGGAGTGTCGTTCtctgtgttttgtttttctgtttcagAGCTTGTAGGGAGTAAAGTGAGGATTTTGCAACTTTTTTTGTGACAGTATCGAAGAAATTTGTAGTTGTAGTACATTTCTCTAAATATTCATTTGCACTCCGAAAGGTTCTGCGCTCATCAAAGTTTTTGAGAATACGACTCCTTACATGGGGAGGCTTGCTTtgaattttctttgttgttttattttcttacccattttgtttttgaattagCATGATTAACTTTCCTTGATCCTAGTACTATTTTATTTGACTTCCCACATTATTTACGAGTTAGGTAGATCTCGCAtaagacctctctctctctctctctctctctctcacacacacacacccccaccTGCATGCGTGGGTGCAGATATTAAAATTTAGCAAGAGTTATTAGTCCCCCTCCTCTTTTTATTTAGTAATGATTCTTAGAATCCTCTGGTATCTCCATTTTCAGTTTGCATCTGGCAGCCTGGATGGGCCGATCAAATATTAGCTTGTTTACTGGCGTGGTATTTTTGAACTCAAGGCATATTCATGGAATCTTGGGTGCTTCCGATTTCAAGAGCGGGAGACGATTGAATTTCAAGAGACAGAGACGAGGTGAAAAGATTCAGATGAAGCAGGcaaacattgttttttttttgtttggccaTTTTAACAACTGATTCGTCATGGGGCCGGTGAATACAGTGGAGTCCAACAAGACTCCAAGCCGGTGCATTCTCTTTCAGCAATAATCAAAATGAGCCTGCTATGAGAATCATCATAACCTTGTAACTGGTGGCGAACAAGTTTTCCATTTTTCCTGTCTAGTTTTGTTACAAGTGATGGTTTTATTGAAATCTGACCAATATGATCTTAGTTAGATGCAGTACCAGTAATGCAATACCAAGTTCTTCGAAAGAGTACTTTGTTGCGGCTGTCGGTGTTCTTCTTGTACAACCTGTTAATGGTATACTTCGACAAATAACAGGAAATTGGTATTGCGAGAATAATTTTTTCCGATTCTAGATGTCTAAATATGGACTCTTTAGAGGTATTTCGATCTCCCCAGGGTTATTCATTAGATCAATTGAAACAGGTTAAAATgtttttctaaacaaaaaagGCCTGCACAAGATCGTACTTACTTAGCGAAAGTATTTGCACAGGAGTAAGTCTAGAATGCAGTAACAGCAAAATTTTCTGGTTTTTTCTCCCCGGTGAATGTACTTTCGATGAAAAGCCCGAGCCAACGTGCAACAGAAGCATAGGGCATTACTCTTCATACATCAAGGAGCCCTCAACAGGGCATCAAATAACCAAAAACAGCACAACTGGAAACAGAAGACTAAACACAgctaaataaaattacaaagTGGGTGGATTTTTAGTAGGATACACTTCAAAGCCACCATGTATACCTGTTAACAGTGCTTGGTTTGAATCTCCAATAAGCAGAAAtagaatcctttttttttttttttatccgccagAAATAGAATCCTCGTAGTCCTGTTTCGCGGCCtactttttccattttccaataGCGGCAGCCTCACCCATGAGTTTcggaaaaaatgcatttttttatttatggtaTTATTagagaacaaaacataaaagcaGGGAGAGATGAGCTTTTTGATTTCTCATTTTCAATTATCTATACGGAGAATTTTTTCAGTGCTGGCCGGGTATTATGTGGTGTCCGCTCGGCGCATCTGCGCcgtccatttcgattttggacggctcgaatgtggagagagagaaagaagagagagagtggtgagATAAGAGGAGAGAAATGATTTCAATCTGGATCATCCAACATAATTTTGAATGGCCTAGATGGGATGCTTGAACACCACGTAAGCTCGACCATGTGATACCCACTtgatacccaaaaatttctcctctaCACGCATCTCCAAACGCTAGTCCTATTGCTAAATGTTGCAAAATGAATGCTACAGCTGCCTTCTTAAAACAGGGTTAACATCATCCtcttttttattgattgaaatagTGTAGGTCTCACCTTTACAAATACATTTTTCCGTAAGCATGACATGACTTTTTGGTAGGATCCACATCATTCAATCAATAGGAATGAGCGTAATGTTCACCATTTCTAAGCGGAGTGTGAACAAAATTCGACTCTTCAAACTCTCTGACCATGTTCTTTTTGAGATTTTAGATTTGGATTTATAAGTAATGAGCttagaaagaaatagaataaagattgaaaatatgaataataattgaaaagatagagaaaaatgaaagaaatgaataataggataataattaaaatttaaaatccaaaaccccGAAGGTCTCTGTTACTCTATAGCACATCTATGAGAcctgctattccccccccccccaacacacCCCCttttcccatattacccccctctctccctccctctctctctctctctttctcccttttctttctttctttcccagtttgttcttttcttttcttttttccttttattaccggttttggttttttttttttttcattttatttctttttctttctttccaatttgaattttttttctctttaataataggttcaagtctaattctagactttgtaaagtaattgagagaaaaaaaaagtgtttaaattgattatatttatccgactgttttatttttctttttttgtcctttatagattaaaaaatatagttaagaaaataagtgtttcaattttcaatccgtttgaactagtgcaaagatgttatttttctgatcatttcatcctaaatggtcgtaataaatttttggcttcaaggcctttcaatggacactccaagagagtcttgaaactaaataatgagccTTAGagtgtttgttgaaaggccataaaccaaaaaattcattataaccatttaaaataaaataataaaaaaacgatctttgctctgatttaactgaattgaaaattaaagcacttaattcttgaattatatttttaaatatacaaatagtgtatttatagaaattaaataaataagatataagttattaaataaataaaaaattaaaaagtagggggcCCGAGGGCTCTGCTGTCCTATTGGCAtagtagcccctacgaagctcctaaaacgtttccgttttaatttaaaaaaaaaatagaaaccagccatttgcaatcatATGGAGTAGAAACGTAATTTGAAGCAACAttctactgaatcagttaagagaatctatgctaaataatggttaataaatttattaaattgtactatagttaaaaaaaagtaatcctaaatataacatttgtattctggattagtatgtcgtatgcaaaatacatttcgtaattagttcccgaacactaattgtaatcttaatgaattttttgctttacggcctttcaacgagcaccctaagactcattatttagtttaaggactctcttaggatgttcattgaaaggccttggactGGTTCATTATTTAGTGTTCATTGAAACGTcgctttttattattattttattttaaatggttataatgaattttttggtttaaggcctttcaacaaacaccctaaggctcattatttagtttcaagactctcttagggtgtccattgaaaagccttaaagccaaaaatttattacgactatttaggatgaaatgatcaaaaaaataacgtctttgcactggttcaaacggattgaaaattgaaacacttattttcgtaactatattttttaatttataaaggacaaaaaaataaaaataaaacaagcggataaacatgatcaatggaaacacttttttttttctcaattactttacaaaacctagaattagacttgaacctattattaaagagaaaaagaaattcaaactggaatgaaagaaaaggaaataaaatgaaaaaaaaaaacgaaactgaaaataaaatgaaaaaaaaaatgaaactgaaactgaaaagaaaaggaaaaaaaagaagaagaaccaaacggtaaaaaaagaaagaaagaaaagggagagagagagagagagagagggagagaggccgggtagaatgggaaaagggaggtggggccgggcgggggggggggggtgggggtgggggtgggtggGTGTATGTTAGGGGGGGATTAGCAATTTACCATCTGTTTCCCCTGATTTTGCAAAAGTGAAAAAGCCCGTGCTTGAAAGCAGAAACTTCATAAGAACCATGGGGCAGCACTGGCTTTCTCAGTTTCTCTCCTCCATTTGTGAAAACGAAGATCGAGTGACTCAGACTACAAACATGGAGACCCTTGTCCTAGTCTTGACACATCTTCATCTCCCATCgtcttcttttcttgttttgaccTTCTTGCCCTTCCGAACTTGTCCAATAGATTCTACCTTCGGCTTCGGAAGGGCAATATCGTCAAAATCAGAAAAAAGACGTGGGCCTGGTCAGTAAATCCGCCGCTGTATCCCCACCATAAAACAGCGAAAACCCTACTTCAAACTCTGTATACGTGTGTGCATGCACCTCTTTTCCAAGCGttgcagtatttttttttttcctccagaAAGTAGAGTTCTTTCGTTTCTCCAATCAATGGACTTGGAATCAAATTACGAAATTGCTCGCACTGCTAGCTTCATCCGAAGCCGCAATTTCACTAGGGTCGCTTTGCAGGTACCCTCTCTTTTTctggatttttcattttcttgatatAGACATCAAGAAAGTCCCGGGATGCATCCTCAGCCAAAATTGgagtgaaaatttaaataaaagcttcatttgggaTGAAGCACTCCAATGGGCAATCCCAAATCTTTGCACAAATTTGAGAAAAGCTTTGTTGCTGGCATGATTGTGAATTTGAGAGGGAGAAAATAGCCTTGCGAAATTTGAGTGAAACTGAATTTGGTATGGGTTTTGGTCAAGGTCGGAAGTGGGTCttagggtgttttttttttgtcctcaaGTTTTGAGTTTGAGTGAAAAAAAAGGTAAGGGCCGGAGATGCTCACTTTTGCTCAAATTTGAGTAGGAGGCTTCATCTGATACAGAGCACTAATCTAAGCTTAAATCTGAGATAGTTATAAATATGAAAGACACGAAATAAcctttcaaaatttgagtaaaggcTAGAATTTTCTTGATTTCAGTGAAAATTTGAATACAAACAAGTTTGTAATAGAGTAGAGTAAAGGACTCGAGAGAGTTCAAAGAGCATCTCTAGCCCTTGTATGTTTACTCGAACTTGAGTAAGAATTTGTGTAAAACCTTCATTTGGTAAGCACTCCAGCAATAAACTTAATGGAggctcaaatttgagtaaagctTCATTGATGGCATGGTTATATATGATGAGAGGGAGAAATAGCATTGAAAAATTAGAGTAAAAATCGTCTCCCTTGATTTTAGTAAAAAGTTGAGTAAAACACTTCTTGGAATAGGTTTGAGTCAAAGATTGGAGTGAGTAAAAAAAAGGGTGAGGAAGTAATGTCGTGGAAAGGAAGGAGATTGCGAAAATCTCGACGCTGAACGTTGTTTTAGTAACTGAACTGTGAGTCTTCTGCTGAGCAGTTTATTAGTCTTGGTCTAGTTTGGGTTTTTGTATACAGTTACCTTTCTACTGTAAAATTGAGGCATTTGTGCTCTGTTTGGCTGCTGCGTAAACATAATTAAAATAGAATTTTGAGCATGTGTTTCTTGCTTGGATTTGTGGAGGAACTTTTGTtcaaggaagaagaggaaagaagaaactttttttcttctctttgttgGTTGGAttagttgtttaccgaaagaaTTCTACGTAAGTAAACCGttttcctctcctttttctcttcccttgacaaatccaagatccaaatcAAGATTACAGCCTACAATGTCCATTGATTTGGTATTTAAAGTGTGAAAACTCAACTTGACAtagtggagtaattttcttgttctttaaACTGGTGAACATCTAGTGTCCAGCTTTTGGTTTAATTTTCCTGTGGTTCAAATCAAACAGACAAATGTAGGATTCAAACCCTTCATGCCTCGGCGTCACTATTTTCTTGAGTTGTCACAGTGTTGAGGTTCACTTCGATAGCTTGATGATCTGAATATGAGTTCTTGTGGTTTATGTTAGTTCCCAGATGAGTTATTGAAAGATTCAACAAGAGTTGCGAGAGCTCTTCGAGATAAGCTTCGGTCTAGTGAAGACAATGCGAGTGATAAGGATATTGGGTTATATGTAATGGCAGATACAGCTTACGGCAGTTGTTGTGTTGATGAGGTTGGAGCATCTCATATGACTGCCGATTGTGTCATTCATTATGGACATACATGTCTCAGCCCGTAAGTAGCGTTAGATTTTCCCTTGATACCTCTGAAGTGTGGCAAAATAAGTTTGAATTACTTTTTTTCCGCTTTGCTGTTTACCAGTTCCGGCAGTTCGTATATTTCCTGAAgcatactttttcttgttttcttcaatttccaTGCTGCAGGACATCGACTCTGCCTGCATTATTTGTTTTTGGGAAAGCTCCAATTAGTGTATCTGATTGCGCAGAGAATTTATATAATCAAGCGTCGACTTGTACCAAGCCTGTGATGGTATGCCTGATAATCTGTTTGTCTTCTTGATTGACAGTTCATCAGACGCTCTTACTTTGTTCGTAATTCGGATGTAGTTTTGTTTGGTATTACGGATAGCTGTATTTTGAACTTTGATCTGCTTTGATTCTTGCATCTGTAACTCTTtcagatttctttctttctaccttcattttttggttttaacAACTTCGTTAGGGTTGCTTGCTTTCAGCCCTTTCTATTGTTAATGTTGTTTTTGGGGCCTTGGTACATTGTTTTTTCTGATTCTTGTTGAAGTTTCACAGTATGATTACCTGGGGATTGTTTTTTCTGCTTAGGATCTATTTCATTATCAAAGATTGGACTCTCTTTTGATAGGTAACCTAAGGacatttgaaatttgaatattaTATTCGGTTAGTACTTATGTGACAGCGTTTTACACTTCCAAAAGAATGTGACAGATACGAGAGTATGATTTTCTGTATGAATATCTAGCTGTATTACCTTGATCTAGGCAGTGGGTAAAAGGTGTTAACCTATGGCTAGGGTCATATTTTGAGTAAGTGTGGTTAAATGTAGTTACAATGGGTAGTGAAAAGGCAATTTTGACTCTGTGTGAACTTTAGTGGTTGACTGAAGAGGATGGAGTGAAAAGCAATCTGAGTCATATGACTTGGTTTTGAATTGGGAAACATAATGGTAGTTTCTCGAACTGTGACCATCAGTAGTATTAGGTACCATGCGGAGAATTTATTTATTAGAGAACGTTTTGGGCTTTTAATGATAGGTAGGTGAAGCGGTACTACTtcattttcaatgaaaatacACATGAATAGGAGGCAGGAAGAGTAGGTGTGGAGTATAGGCTTTACTCCTAGAATCCGATATCATTACGCTTTGTGTTAAATAACTGTCAAATTGCACCATTCCATCCCATACCGATATTCTTGCTGCTGATAAAATAGAAATGGTGACCTGGTGGTTAACtaccttaatttttttcttttgattctttCTCCTAAAATGCAGGTCCTTTTTGGACTGGAATATGCACATGCAATACATGATATCAAAGTAGCTTTGGACATTGAATCATCAAGATCACAAGGGTCAACATCCAGATTAGAACTATATTTCGCTGATGTAATCTGTTCCGTTATGAATCCATCAGAAAATTCCAAACCTTCCAATGGGAATGTGGGATTGGATGATGGCCTTACTGCCAATCAAGGTTCTGGCAATGCCATTGGTACACGGTATAGCATTGGAGGCTTGTCATGGATTTTAGCAGAGGGACATACTATACAAGAGTACTTACTTTATTGGGTTGGTGCTGACAATGCAGCCTTTGCAAATGCTGTTCTGACATACAATGGATGTGAAATAGGTAAcagttcttgttcttttttataAAGTTCTTTTCCTCCCTCTCCATCATTTCTCTTAACACGTCGTTGCACCCCATATGGTATCCCGTAGGTGAAAATTCAGATAATATGATAATTACTTTCTAGAACCATTCCAATTCCCTGCAAATTTGTCACTCAAATAAGACAATGTCTGCAAAACTATTTCGTAAAGATGCTGTCCGAATTCTTTGTGCATGGTCAACCTGACTCAACCATGTCGCTAACATGTATGGCATAGCTATGTTTCGTGTGTCTGCATATTGCATGCCCATCTTTTCTATTGTAATCCGATTGCCATGCTACTGTTCGGTATTACACACCTGTGCTGGTAAGTTTTCAATCCTTTTTCAGTTCCTGACgtgatttatttttatgttcaattgagaaaacaaaatcatgTATCCAAGCTGCTTCTTTTGTGCCCCTCCCCCTTCCTTGTGTATTTTCAATTGCTACTAAATGTGAAAGAAATGCAGATTGCCGTGTCTATTGTTGCTACTGCCCCTTGAAATTTCATGGTTGATTCGTGTTTTTAGTTTCCAGAACAGATGAGCATGATGCCTTGTCTATTTAACTCATCTTTTGTTTACTTGTGATTTTATTGGCACTTGCCTCAGTCAGGTATGATGCAGCAGAAAATGTTTTAGTGACTGATGTATCCCACCAGAGAAGAATTCTGAAGCGCAGGTAATATATTTaactttttgtccttttttcctttctttcaagGTAAACTTATATTATAGCATATGACATGGTATGTTTTGCCTATGCAAGATTTGTCTAGtttatttgtgttctttttgTCTTATGTCTCTGCGAATAATGTCTTTATTTTTGCGAACTATGCTTACACAGATATTACCTGGTTGAGAAGGCAAAGGATGCTAACATTATTGGGATATTGGTAGGAACGCTTGGTGTAGGTCTGTTACTGTTTGAGATTCTTTACTTGCACTTTTCTGTTCCTTGCGCATTCATACTGATTGTGGCTTGTTTGTATGCATCTATTGCATTGCACTAGGGCTGTCTTCAGTGCTTTGAAAATAAGTATGATTTTCTCTTAGTTTCTTTTTGga
Proteins encoded in this region:
- the LOC131300712 gene encoding uncharacterized protein LOC131300712, producing the protein MHLFSKRCSIFFFPPESRVLSFLQSMDLESNYEIARTASFIRSRNFTRVALQFPDELLKDSTRVARALRDKLRSSEDNASDKDIGLYVMADTAYGSCCVDEVGASHMTADCVIHYGHTCLSPTSTLPALFVFGKAPISVSDCAENLYNQASTCTKPVMVLFGLEYAHAIHDIKVALDIESSRSQGSTSRLELYFADVICSVMNPSENSKPSNGNVGLDDGLTANQGSGNAIGTRYSIGGLSWILAEGHTIQEYLLYWVGADNAAFANAVLTYNGCEIVRYDAAENVLVTDVSHQRRILKRRYYLVEKAKDANIIGILVGTLGVAGYLHMIHQMKELITRAGKKAYTLVMGRPNPAKLANFPECDIFIYVSCAQTALLDSKEFLAPVITPFEAMLAFSRGSQWTGAYVMEFQSLMTSFPVEVKGQLEEARFSFLQGGYVEDFDSEEITEKNEDGTLALVKATEKALRVVDKDHQLVTKGLAKSGAEYFAAHRSYHGLDIQSNNSLPEPFLIGRTGKASGYEDEKKQAGEFQ